In Ferroplasma sp., a single window of DNA contains:
- a CDS encoding molybdenum cofactor biosynthesis protein MoaE codes for MIRIQAEKINPMEIIDSVRNNSAGAVVSFFGTVRSEDETSSDIVALFYEAYNEMALKKIGEIIEEARNKYSIIDVSVVQRTGRVNLKEDSIGIAVSSVHRKDAFLACNYIIDKIKIIPPIWKKEIYSSGEVWKSETL; via the coding sequence ATGATAAGGATACAGGCTGAAAAAATTAATCCCATGGAGATTATAGATAGCGTTAGAAATAATAGTGCAGGCGCTGTTGTCTCCTTTTTTGGAACTGTAAGGTCTGAGGACGAAACATCCAGCGATATTGTGGCACTTTTTTATGAAGCATACAATGAAATGGCATTGAAAAAAATAGGAGAAATTATTGAGGAGGCAAGGAATAAATATTCAATCATAGATGTTTCTGTTGTGCAGCGCACAGGCCGGGTTAACCTTAAGGAGGATTCAATCGGAATAGCCGTATCATCTGTACACAGGAAAGATGCTTTTCTTGCCTGCAATTACATTATAGATAAAATAAAAATAATTCCACCAATATGGAAAAAGGAGATTTATTCATCTGGAGAGGTATGGAAATCAGAAACTTTATGA
- a CDS encoding helix-turn-helix domain-containing protein → MGSFNQILNENATCRDIFEYFFDLSPTDINVLYSMDDRKPETADDIALRLKRDRTTVFRSLQRLAGSGLISKRKQCMEKGGYYYSYLRITPEKISDLVNKKEREFHQVLQCLLKDISREFKE, encoded by the coding sequence ATGGGGTCATTTAATCAGATTCTGAATGAGAATGCCACATGCCGTGACATATTTGAATACTTCTTCGATCTTTCACCGACGGATATTAATGTGTTATACTCAATGGATGATAGAAAACCTGAAACTGCTGATGATATTGCCTTGCGATTGAAAAGAGATCGCACAACGGTTTTCAGATCACTTCAACGGCTGGCGGGATCAGGACTTATATCCAAAAGAAAGCAATGCATGGAAAAGGGTGGGTATTACTATTCATACTTAAGAATCACCCCTGAAAAAATCAGTGACCTTGTAAATAAAAAAGAGAGGGAGTTCCATCAGGTTCTTCAGTGCCTATTAAAGGATATCAGCAGGGAATTCAAAGAATAA
- the trxA gene encoding thioredoxin, with the protein MENKNVFGKSTGSEGPVELNDGNFKSFVASPKLSVIDLWAAWCAPCRYLSPVVDELSKEYADVANFGKVNVDENPLTSRELRIESIPTIMFFKNGKPVDMSIGVVPKEVLVKKIKDLA; encoded by the coding sequence ATGGAAAATAAAAATGTGTTCGGGAAAAGTACAGGAAGTGAAGGTCCAGTCGAGCTGAATGATGGGAATTTCAAATCATTTGTGGCATCTCCAAAGCTGTCAGTTATAGACCTCTGGGCAGCATGGTGTGCTCCATGCAGGTATCTTTCACCTGTTGTTGATGAACTCTCTAAAGAATATGCAGATGTTGCGAATTTCGGAAAGGTAAACGTGGATGAGAATCCACTAACTTCCAGAGAACTCAGGATAGAAAGCATTCCTACAATAATGTTCTTTAAAAACGGGAAACCGGTTGATATGTCCATAGGTGTAGTTCCCAAGGAAGTGCTGGTAAAGAAAATCAAAGATCTGGCATAG
- a CDS encoding FAD-dependent oxidoreductase produces the protein METYDTIIIGGASAGLTAAIYTARQGMKTLVITKDIGGQALLTTDIQNYPGFDMIGGFELTNKFKEQAEYYGTEFVYDEALSVDAEGDRFKVKTAGSEFTALSIILAFGKTPRDLKVPGESTLRGHGISYCAICDGPLFRGKEVAVAGNGSHALEALVYLSSVAGKVFYITNAKKLAGEESLIDTVNGIKNKEIYFDSTLLSVNGEKSVESVTFRNKSSGETTDLKLSAVFAEMGYIAKTGFVKNLVELNKSNEIVVDKFGRTSHEGVFACGDVTDTPYKQAVISAGQGATAALSAYNYVQNLKGKVAAKSDWKLIRH, from the coding sequence ATGGAAACATATGATACGATAATAATAGGTGGCGCTTCTGCAGGGCTTACAGCAGCCATATACACTGCCAGGCAGGGCATGAAAACCCTTGTAATAACTAAAGATATAGGTGGCCAGGCACTTCTGACCACAGACATTCAGAACTATCCCGGATTTGATATGATCGGGGGCTTCGAGCTTACGAATAAATTCAAGGAACAGGCAGAATACTATGGCACTGAATTTGTATACGATGAGGCCCTTTCAGTGGATGCTGAAGGTGACAGATTTAAGGTTAAAACAGCCGGATCAGAATTTACTGCATTGTCCATCATACTTGCCTTTGGAAAGACACCCAGGGACCTCAAGGTTCCCGGGGAATCAACACTGAGAGGCCACGGAATTTCATACTGTGCAATATGTGACGGGCCTCTATTCAGGGGGAAAGAGGTTGCTGTTGCCGGCAACGGAAGCCACGCCCTTGAAGCCCTTGTGTATCTATCCTCAGTTGCAGGTAAGGTTTTCTATATTACCAACGCGAAAAAGCTTGCCGGGGAGGAGTCATTGATTGATACAGTTAACGGGATCAAAAATAAGGAAATATATTTTGACAGCACCCTTCTATCTGTCAATGGCGAAAAATCCGTAGAATCAGTAACGTTCAGAAATAAATCCTCCGGAGAAACAACCGATTTAAAACTTTCCGCTGTATTTGCTGAAATGGGGTACATAGCAAAGACGGGTTTTGTGAAAAACCTTGTTGAGTTAAATAAAAGCAATGAAATAGTAGTGGATAAATTCGGCAGAACATCACATGAGGGTGTATTTGCCTGCGGTGATGTCACCGATACACCATATAAGCAGGCGGTAATTTCTGCCGGGCAGGGTGCAACAGCTGCCTTATCCGCGTATAACTACGTCCAGAATCTTAAGGGGAAAGTTGCAGCAAAAAGTGACTGGAAGCTTATCAGGCATTAA
- a CDS encoding amino acid permease: MVITHTKLKRNSVGLLQGTFQSLGQVAPAADIAILLVASFSISGAQTVLSVIIGWIIYALWMITPYEFSKLKSNAGSYYAYAAGATEKGHLGPVTALSFMYYDITGAAFGILGLSSFIFLMAPEVTSIPYIWILFAGIFTGFIIIVTYLGIRPSLNYTAITGLLEVMFLLIGSIIIIIRVGAHNSVIPFEISGPYSIGFSSIMFASVFSILDFTGSGVVTTVSEEITKPKKNIGKSIVFAMILTAVALIPAAYALTVGWGVSSIGSFATHNDAGLTVFYRYLGPVGLVLLIVFTINSYFSNGVSKATAVSRWWYSAARDNVVFPSSVGKINPKHHSPANAVIIWALLSFVLDVTMGLIYGPLSAAFVLEAGTGISIIIVHMLANSSLTVYTRRINKFSLLKHGILPTAATIVGLIVMYFTMSDIFTKYFTAPSAVNDAYFASFIVTVVWILAGGLIVTLYYRNKHPEILKDAGEFNMKTQQ; the protein is encoded by the coding sequence ATGGTTATTACGCACACCAAATTAAAAAGAAACTCTGTCGGGCTTCTCCAGGGTACATTTCAATCTCTGGGGCAGGTGGCGCCTGCAGCTGATATAGCTATACTTCTTGTAGCATCGTTTTCGATCTCTGGCGCACAGACAGTGCTTTCTGTAATAATTGGCTGGATAATATACGCATTATGGATGATAACCCCATATGAATTTTCAAAATTAAAATCAAATGCCGGGAGTTATTATGCCTATGCAGCCGGGGCTACAGAAAAAGGCCATCTTGGGCCGGTTACAGCCCTGAGCTTTATGTACTATGATATCACAGGTGCGGCATTCGGAATCCTTGGGCTTTCAAGTTTTATATTCCTTATGGCACCGGAGGTCACATCGATTCCCTATATATGGATACTCTTCGCCGGAATATTTACTGGATTCATAATAATAGTTACATACCTTGGAATAAGGCCATCCCTTAATTATACAGCAATCACAGGATTATTGGAGGTAATGTTCCTTCTTATTGGATCCATAATTATAATTATCAGGGTTGGTGCCCATAATTCTGTAATCCCATTCGAAATATCTGGGCCATACAGCATAGGATTTTCATCCATAATGTTTGCATCTGTATTTTCAATACTGGATTTTACGGGTTCTGGTGTGGTTACAACCGTATCGGAGGAGATTACAAAGCCTAAGAAGAACATAGGAAAATCCATAGTATTTGCTATGATACTTACAGCGGTTGCTCTGATTCCGGCTGCCTATGCATTAACTGTGGGGTGGGGTGTAAGCAGTATAGGCTCATTCGCAACACATAACGATGCTGGACTGACAGTCTTTTACAGATATCTAGGTCCTGTGGGGCTTGTGCTTCTTATAGTGTTTACCATAAACAGTTATTTCTCAAACGGAGTTTCCAAGGCAACAGCTGTCAGCAGGTGGTGGTACTCCGCTGCTAGGGACAATGTTGTTTTCCCTTCATCTGTGGGAAAAATCAATCCGAAACACCACTCGCCTGCCAATGCTGTAATTATATGGGCTTTGCTGTCATTCGTGCTGGATGTAACCATGGGTTTGATCTACGGTCCCCTAAGTGCTGCATTTGTCCTGGAGGCTGGAACGGGTATCTCAATAATTATTGTTCATATGCTGGCAAACAGCTCACTTACAGTATATACACGTAGAATCAATAAATTCAGCCTTTTGAAACACGGAATATTACCCACAGCAGCGACCATAGTTGGTCTTATTGTGATGTATTTCACAATGAGCGATATATTCACAAAATATTTCACTGCGCCAAGTGCTGTAAACGATGCTTACTTTGCATCATTCATTGTAACCGTAGTATGGATACTGGCAGGAGGACTGATAGTGACACTGTATTACAGGAATAAGCATCCTGAAATACTTAAGGATGCCGGGGAATTCAATATGAAAACCCAGCAATAA
- a CDS encoding winged helix-turn-helix domain-containing protein: protein MNFPDEYHRILWWLLVATRGGNTRTRILECIHSDPGNINQISLELGTNYRTVEHHIKVLLDNGIIRREGHGYGCIYFLSDYYQKNYEVIMETIKNKRK from the coding sequence ATGAATTTTCCCGATGAATATCACAGGATATTGTGGTGGCTTCTTGTGGCGACCCGTGGTGGAAACACAAGAACCAGGATATTAGAGTGCATCCACAGCGATCCTGGAAACATAAACCAGATATCCCTGGAGCTGGGAACCAATTACAGAACGGTGGAGCACCATATTAAAGTGCTTCTGGATAATGGGATTATCCGGAGGGAGGGCCATGGATATGGGTGTATATATTTTCTTTCAGATTATTATCAGAAAAATTATGAGGTAATCATGGAGACGATTAAAAATAAAAGGAAATAA
- a CDS encoding adenosine-specific kinase, with protein MDISAVEIEKPEGVNVIIGYSHFIKTVEDLNEIIKTVIPGCEYAVVFSEASGDRLIRFEGNSRELIEAGINNIKKISAGHTFIIMLKNAFPISILPQLKMSQEVGTIYAATANPLKVIVAKTENTNAIIGVADGYSPAGVESDDDKKKRRKFLRDIGYKS; from the coding sequence ATGGATATCTCCGCAGTTGAAATAGAAAAGCCTGAGGGTGTAAATGTAATAATTGGCTATTCACATTTCATAAAAACAGTTGAAGACCTAAATGAGATAATAAAAACTGTAATCCCTGGCTGTGAGTATGCTGTGGTATTTTCAGAGGCGTCCGGAGACAGGCTAATAAGATTTGAGGGCAATAGCAGAGAGTTGATAGAGGCCGGAATAAATAACATTAAAAAGATATCTGCCGGGCACACCTTTATTATAATGCTAAAAAATGCATTTCCAATTAGTATTCTCCCGCAATTAAAGATGAGCCAGGAAGTAGGCACAATATATGCTGCTACCGCAAATCCTTTGAAAGTGATTGTAGCAAAAACAGAAAATACAAATGCAATAATAGGAGTTGCAGATGGCTATTCTCCAGCTGGCGTAGAATCTGATGATGATAAGAAAAAACGCAGAAAATTTCTTAGAGACATCGGTTATAAATCCTGA
- a CDS encoding helix-turn-helix domain-containing protein: MEYRTAYRFRIYPNQTQIKTIDDILYLSHILYNAMLEQRNMAYHLNRDYYENLKVNYNTQSVELSKLKNEFPEYKNIYSQVLQDVADRLDKSYDNFFRRIREEERQEDKGRISKVQI; this comes from the coding sequence ATGGAATATAGAACCGCATATAGATTCAGAATATATCCTAATCAAACTCAGATAAAGACCATAGATGATATTCTGTATTTATCCCACATATTATATAATGCCATGTTAGAGCAGAGAAATATGGCATACCATCTGAATAGGGATTATTATGAAAACCTAAAGGTAAACTATAACACACAATCTGTTGAGCTATCTAAACTTAAGAATGAATTTCCTGAATATAAAAATATATATTCACAGGTATTGCAGGATGTAGCAGATAGATTAGATAAGTCATATGACAACTTCTTCAGGAGAATAAGGGAGGAGGAAAGGCAAGAAGATAAAGGCAGGATTTCCAAGGTTCAAATCTAA
- a CDS encoding SDR family NAD(P)-dependent oxidoreductase, with amino-acid sequence MYDIRNRVCIVTGSGRGIGKAIAMKLASEGGKIVVNVRKSINEGEQTLKEIDRISSGMLVTADVSTEAGRELLFAKTEENLGTPEILINNAGVGILEPLGGIEEKNLELMFRTNLFSPLRLSERFMKDSHGGVIINMASLAGINPFPGLAVYGATKSALIGLTKYMSLEMASYGIRVNAVAPGVVKTRMGDGLLNLMNLDEAEFSKKFTLTGKLITPEDVADAVIFLIKNESITGQVITIDSGSTQMATDYFK; translated from the coding sequence ATGTATGATATAAGAAACAGAGTATGCATAGTTACAGGCTCCGGCAGGGGCATAGGAAAGGCAATAGCTATGAAACTAGCATCCGAGGGAGGCAAAATTGTTGTTAATGTAAGGAAAAGTATTAATGAGGGAGAGCAAACACTGAAAGAAATAGACAGAATATCCTCTGGAATGCTAGTTACAGCAGACGTATCCACAGAGGCTGGGAGAGAATTGCTTTTTGCAAAGACTGAGGAGAATCTTGGAACACCTGAAATCCTCATTAATAATGCAGGTGTTGGAATCCTTGAGCCACTGGGAGGGATAGAAGAAAAAAATCTGGAGCTTATGTTCCGTACTAATTTATTTTCCCCACTTAGACTTTCAGAAAGATTCATGAAAGATTCGCATGGCGGTGTTATAATTAATATGGCATCACTGGCAGGAATCAATCCGTTCCCCGGCCTCGCGGTATATGGGGCAACTAAATCTGCATTGATAGGGCTCACAAAATACATGTCGCTGGAAATGGCATCTTATGGAATCAGGGTAAATGCCGTTGCTCCTGGGGTTGTTAAAACAAGGATGGGTGATGGATTACTAAACCTAATGAATCTAGACGAGGCCGAATTCTCGAAAAAATTTACACTTACAGGAAAGCTCATTACACCTGAAGATGTAGCAGATGCTGTTATATTCCTGATAAAAAACGAATCAATCACAGGGCAGGTAATTACCATAGATTCAGGGAGTACGCAGATGGCTACAGATTATTTTAAATAA
- a CDS encoding FAD-binding oxidoreductase → MRDFPNHMKYDIVVVGAGITGLSSAYHLKKMDSSLKILVVDKAKTFSQGNTAKSAAAFRDFFTLRENQVMAQSSINFYKHLQNDMGVDLGMKFTGYLFLFDHDTDKEWVSRYPHSRIVDEDMSDLFNLNIDKDTQDVMKIGSIKSAVIDENAGIIEPDLLSGWYYNKLLEMGVEFKFNTMVRRLVLAPMESLNYPGEPFNWQKSEIKYAETDKGIIESDFYVLCTDVWTTSLLDPVGIDSHLRPKKRQIFQITSPGIQKLINKNIFNDSGVFPFTIFPTGVYMRPYPQASSFWTSLADELNRDFSFTENPEPEPDFYTYNIKPILDNYFPASEDSRITSSWAGYYSYNTIDFMPYIFNDINIIVVSGSTGGGIMKGDSIGRIVASRYDRKKTTTLYGGKKIVNTYNGKYRKTKIEDMVL, encoded by the coding sequence ATGCGAGACTTTCCAAATCATATGAAGTATGATATCGTTGTTGTGGGTGCGGGAATAACCGGTTTAAGTTCGGCATACCATCTTAAAAAGATGGATTCGTCACTTAAAATATTGGTGGTCGACAAGGCAAAAACATTTTCACAGGGTAATACCGCAAAAAGTGCTGCTGCATTCAGAGATTTCTTTACACTGAGAGAAAATCAGGTAATGGCCCAGAGTTCAATTAACTTTTATAAACATCTACAGAATGATATGGGAGTAGACCTTGGCATGAAATTTACCGGGTATTTGTTCCTGTTTGACCATGACACCGATAAGGAATGGGTTTCAAGATATCCACATTCCAGAATTGTCGATGAGGACATGTCAGATCTTTTCAATCTGAATATTGATAAGGACACACAGGACGTTATGAAAATAGGTTCAATAAAGTCAGCTGTTATTGATGAAAATGCAGGAATTATAGAACCGGACCTCCTCTCAGGATGGTATTACAACAAGCTTCTGGAAATGGGCGTGGAATTTAAATTCAATACCATGGTCAGGCGCCTTGTCCTGGCACCCATGGAATCCCTGAATTACCCTGGAGAACCATTCAACTGGCAAAAATCCGAGATAAAATATGCAGAAACCGATAAGGGAATAATAGAATCAGATTTTTATGTTCTATGTACTGACGTATGGACGACATCACTACTTGACCCGGTGGGTATTGATTCACATTTAAGGCCCAAGAAAAGGCAGATATTCCAGATAACCTCACCTGGTATCCAGAAACTTATAAATAAGAATATATTCAACGATTCAGGTGTATTCCCATTCACAATATTCCCTACAGGTGTATATATGAGGCCGTATCCGCAGGCAAGCTCATTCTGGACCAGCCTTGCTGATGAGCTTAATAGGGACTTCTCTTTTACAGAAAACCCAGAACCGGAACCGGATTTCTATACATATAATATCAAACCCATACTGGATAATTACTTCCCGGCATCAGAAGATTCAAGAATAACATCGTCATGGGCCGGATACTATTCATACAATACCATTGACTTTATGCCATATATATTCAATGACATAAATATTATAGTGGTTTCTGGGTCAACAGGTGGCGGAATAATGAAGGGTGATTCAATAGGTAGAATAGTGGCCTCTAGATACGACAGGAAGAAGACTACAACGCTTTATGGTGGAAAGAAAATAGTAAATACATACAATGGGAAGTATAGAAAAACAAAGATAGAGGACATGGTTCTGTGA
- a CDS encoding MFS transporter — protein MQDKWIALSNTTIGQLMATINTSIIIVALPSIFDGIHLNPMDAASFPYLLWLIMSYMIVLSVLLVSIGKLSDIFGRVRIFNLGFLIFTVGSLLLYLAPGTGYTIALELIIFRIIQAVGGSFIMANTFAIITDNFSPRERGFAISINSVAAVSGVSIGIVLGGILATIYWRDIFLVSIPVGVFGTFWSFTKLKDRRERAARHIDIAGNMLYAVGLIILLLGITYGITPYRSDPMGWTNPLVIMALVTGTAMLLLLPFVERKARSPMFDLRLFKSRNFSISIFTAFVSALGMMGLMYMLTLIFQGIWLPIHGYSYSVTPLWAGIYMLPLPISMGIFGVLSSRLSLHFDARILTTAGLFISALALLALVLLTYDFSYIFLSIVITIFGIGYGIFNVPNLTVAMSSVPPSERGETSGILNTMRNAGYAASIGAFFSILILGLALYYPGSITSALTGEHATALTSYFSTIPPTEILFSTFLGLNTVKDVLTTVPTGVLSGISSNTLSTITGHHWFPETIAPAFMTSMHDVFYVGFGITFFSGIISLLRKPVKDREKPEEKR, from the coding sequence ATGCAGGATAAATGGATAGCCCTGAGCAATACAACAATTGGCCAGTTAATGGCAACTATTAATACAAGTATAATTATTGTTGCCCTCCCCTCTATTTTCGACGGAATTCATTTAAATCCCATGGACGCCGCCTCTTTTCCATATCTCCTCTGGCTAATAATGAGCTACATGATTGTATTATCAGTGCTCCTTGTTAGCATAGGCAAACTTTCTGATATTTTTGGCAGGGTAAGGATATTCAATCTCGGCTTCCTGATATTTACAGTAGGGTCCCTGCTACTCTATCTCGCCCCAGGAACGGGCTATACCATCGCACTGGAGCTTATAATATTTAGAATTATACAGGCAGTTGGCGGGTCTTTTATAATGGCCAATACATTTGCAATAATTACCGATAATTTTTCACCTAGGGAACGTGGCTTTGCCATATCCATAAACAGTGTTGCCGCGGTTTCAGGGGTAAGTATAGGAATTGTCCTTGGAGGCATACTTGCCACCATCTACTGGCGTGATATATTCCTTGTGAGCATACCGGTGGGAGTATTCGGCACTTTCTGGTCATTTACTAAACTAAAGGATAGGAGAGAAAGAGCTGCTAGGCATATTGATATAGCAGGCAATATGCTTTACGCAGTGGGCCTGATTATACTCTTGCTGGGAATTACATACGGAATAACGCCATATAGAAGCGATCCCATGGGCTGGACAAATCCACTAGTTATTATGGCCCTTGTTACCGGAACAGCAATGCTACTGTTATTGCCATTTGTTGAAAGAAAAGCCAGAAGCCCCATGTTTGATCTAAGGCTTTTCAAATCTAGGAATTTCAGCATAAGCATATTTACAGCATTTGTATCGGCACTGGGCATGATGGGGCTAATGTACATGCTGACATTAATCTTTCAGGGAATATGGCTTCCCATACACGGATACAGTTATTCTGTAACACCATTATGGGCTGGAATATATATGCTCCCGCTCCCAATATCCATGGGCATCTTTGGGGTTCTATCCAGCAGATTATCGCTACATTTTGATGCCAGGATTCTTACCACAGCAGGCCTTTTCATATCAGCATTGGCATTGCTTGCCCTTGTGCTTCTAACATATGATTTTTCATATATCTTCCTTTCAATAGTGATTACTATATTTGGAATTGGCTATGGAATATTTAACGTTCCAAACCTTACAGTAGCCATGTCATCTGTGCCCCCCAGTGAGAGAGGGGAAACCTCTGGAATCCTCAATACCATGAGAAATGCAGGTTATGCTGCCAGCATAGGCGCATTCTTTTCAATACTTATACTGGGCCTTGCACTTTATTATCCCGGGTCTATAACCTCGGCACTTACCGGAGAACACGCAACAGCACTCACATCATATTTTTCAACCATACCACCCACTGAAATTTTATTTTCCACATTTCTGGGTCTTAATACGGTAAAGGACGTTTTAACAACTGTACCAACCGGTGTGCTTTCAGGGATTTCCAGCAATACATTAAGCACAATTACCGGCCATCACTGGTTTCCGGAAACAATTGCTCCTGCATTCATGACGTCCATGCATGACGTATTCTATGTAGGATTTGGCATTACATTTTTTTCCGGAATTATCTCATTGCTCAGAAAGCCAGTTAAAGACAGGGAAAAACCGGAAGAGAAGAGATAA
- a CDS encoding GNAT family N-acetyltransferase yields MIRQANRDDWDSVSDISARSGYDDYINAHHGPAYLDNGDVYVIVDQTIRGFIKLEKLDDGSLWFSGLRVSPESRRAHMGTKLLDFALNFASANGLHPMRCLVETGNYPSIRLMDSYGMRPVAKFYFFLGGIDISDYAFKSTESGSFINKQWKFVRNNENVFRKGGAQIALYKGALEYYTALSGKSFRYTGTGTTCAPAGIARYVSLPPDPEFPSGYIFEKQLHMNRK; encoded by the coding sequence ATGATCAGGCAGGCTAACAGGGATGACTGGGATTCTGTGAGTGATATTTCTGCAAGGTCCGGTTACGATGATTATATTAATGCGCACCATGGACCGGCGTATCTGGATAACGGGGATGTCTACGTGATCGTAGATCAAACCATCAGGGGATTCATTAAACTGGAGAAGCTGGATGACGGTTCCCTATGGTTCAGCGGCCTGCGTGTAAGTCCGGAATCTAGAAGGGCACATATGGGAACGAAGCTTCTGGATTTTGCCCTTAATTTTGCCTCAGCCAACGGGTTGCACCCCATGCGATGCCTGGTTGAAACAGGAAACTATCCGTCCATAAGGCTTATGGATTCCTATGGCATGAGGCCCGTGGCCAAATTTTATTTCTTTCTTGGTGGAATAGATATTTCAGATTATGCCTTTAAATCTACAGAATCAGGAAGTTTTATAAATAAGCAGTGGAAGTTTGTTCGCAACAATGAAAATGTATTCAGAAAAGGGGGTGCACAGATTGCACTTTACAAAGGGGCACTGGAATACTATACGGCATTGTCTGGAAAATCCTTCAGGTATACCGGTACCGGGACAACATGTGCACCGGCAGGCATAGCAAGGTATGTCAGCCTTCCTCCAGATCCAGAATTTCCGTCAGGGTACATATTTGAGAAGCAGTTACACATGAACAGGAAATAA
- a CDS encoding class I SAM-dependent methyltransferase, whose product MAEFAGTGVTDRELNSIYNKIPEGYDRANAYISFFQDIKWRTFIAKHIIVNYKPEKILDAACGKGELTFTIRQFSSAYTVMSDYSENMLRNSIVNGDMVLASFDNLPFKDGSFNSVMSTFALHAADNIEDVVREFARVTSNSIGIIAMGKSDNRFFRFISGIYLKYIQPYMAILGSEKPSDYRFIYYIYKRIPTNSEIKAIFEKYFLLDFFEEKAFGTVYIISGRKK is encoded by the coding sequence ATGGCAGAATTTGCCGGAACTGGTGTTACTGACAGGGAGCTAAATTCTATATACAATAAGATTCCGGAAGGCTATGACAGGGCAAATGCGTATATATCATTCTTTCAGGATATTAAATGGAGAACATTCATTGCCAAACATATTATTGTAAATTATAAACCTGAAAAAATACTGGACGCTGCCTGTGGAAAAGGCGAGCTCACATTTACTATCCGGCAGTTTTCAAGCGCATACACAGTTATGAGCGACTATTCTGAAAATATGCTCAGGAATTCAATAGTTAATGGGGATATGGTACTGGCATCCTTCGATAATTTGCCATTCAAGGACGGATCGTTTAACTCAGTAATGAGCACTTTTGCACTTCATGCCGCGGACAACATTGAAGATGTTGTGAGGGAATTCGCCAGGGTAACATCAAACTCAATAGGAATTATAGCCATGGGTAAATCTGATAACCGTTTTTTTCGCTTTATTTCAGGCATATATTTGAAGTATATTCAACCCTATATGGCAATACTTGGCAGTGAGAAGCCATCTGATTACAGGTTTATATATTATATTTACAAAAGGATACCGACAAATTCAGAAATAAAAGCAATTTTTGAAAAGTATTTTTTACTGGACTTTTTTGAGGAAAAAGCATTCGGCACAGTTTATATCATATCAGGTAGAAAGAAATAA
- a CDS encoding Trm112 family protein, with the protein MNSRFFEVLQCPECGKSTFEILVFTDKSGQRYVWNENGDGKMGTENPLDNKNGIIRCSSCGSWYPVKDGIPVMLRQEIRDRDKDKQFLETYKRYIPEDLQVI; encoded by the coding sequence ATGAATAGTAGATTTTTTGAAGTTTTACAATGCCCGGAATGTGGCAAATCTACCTTTGAAATTTTAGTATTTACAGATAAATCAGGCCAGCGCTATGTTTGGAATGAAAATGGAGATGGCAAAATGGGCACAGAGAATCCACTTGATAATAAAAATGGCATAATCCGGTGCAGCAGTTGCGGATCGTGGTATCCTGTAAAAGACGGCATACCTGTTATGTTACGCCAGGAAATCAGGGATAGGGATAAGGATAAACAATTTTTAGAAACCTATAAAAGATACATACCAGAGGATTTGCAGGTGATTTAA